One Stigmatella aurantiaca genomic region harbors:
- a CDS encoding substrate-binding domain-containing protein, translating into MKPRVLIIIGLLAAVGGVLHLSRAGKPENLESGETGRLAPAPVPVQERTEISFLYSTEKKAWVEEAAAAFQKTHPAIRLYLVERGSLDAAQAILDGRERPTVWSPADTAVLRMLESDWATAPERGPLFARQGEDAPQSLVITPLVFVVWEDRANVLLASSGGKQISWRTIQKAVSSDQGWPSIGGKEEWGFVKLGQTDPTRSNSGLQAMLLATFEYHHKRMGLTVGDVLDAKYQEWIKQMERGVARFETSTRLVMTDMVRFGPSRYDIAVVYENLAIWQISNATERWGKLKVYYPPLTLWSDHPAVVLQAEWVTPRQKEAAREWLAYLRSHPVQRRALAFGFRPADPEVPIQTAEASNPFSRFADHGIQAEVPPAAEVPEGPVVRNLLTMWTRVVGPR; encoded by the coding sequence ATGAAGCCCAGGGTTCTCATCATCATTGGCTTGCTCGCGGCGGTCGGGGGGGTGCTCCACCTGTCCCGCGCGGGCAAGCCCGAGAACCTGGAGTCCGGGGAAACAGGGCGCCTCGCCCCGGCGCCCGTCCCGGTGCAGGAGCGCACGGAGATCTCCTTCCTTTACAGCACGGAGAAGAAGGCCTGGGTGGAGGAGGCGGCCGCCGCCTTCCAGAAGACCCACCCCGCCATCCGGCTGTACCTGGTGGAGCGCGGCTCGCTGGATGCGGCCCAGGCGATTCTCGATGGACGAGAAAGGCCCACGGTGTGGAGCCCGGCGGACACGGCGGTCCTGCGGATGCTGGAGTCGGACTGGGCCACGGCGCCGGAGCGGGGGCCGCTGTTCGCGCGGCAGGGCGAGGATGCGCCGCAGTCGCTGGTGATTACCCCCCTGGTGTTCGTGGTGTGGGAGGACCGCGCGAACGTGCTCCTGGCCTCCAGCGGGGGCAAGCAGATCTCCTGGAGGACGATCCAGAAGGCCGTGTCGAGTGATCAGGGCTGGCCGTCCATCGGGGGCAAGGAGGAGTGGGGCTTCGTGAAGCTGGGACAGACGGACCCCACGCGCTCGAACTCGGGCCTCCAGGCGATGCTCCTGGCCACGTTCGAGTACCACCACAAGCGCATGGGCCTGACGGTGGGCGACGTGCTGGACGCGAAGTACCAGGAGTGGATCAAACAGATGGAGCGGGGCGTGGCTCGGTTCGAGACCTCCACGCGCCTGGTCATGACGGACATGGTCCGCTTCGGGCCCTCGCGCTACGACATCGCCGTGGTGTACGAGAACCTGGCCATCTGGCAGATCTCGAATGCGACGGAGCGGTGGGGAAAGCTGAAGGTGTATTACCCGCCGTTGACGCTGTGGAGTGACCACCCGGCGGTGGTGTTGCAGGCGGAGTGGGTGACGCCCCGGCAGAAGGAGGCGGCGCGGGAGTGGCTGGCGTACCTGCGAAGCCACCCGGTGCAGCGGCGGGCGCTGGCGTTCGGGTTCCGGCCCGCGGACCCGGAGGTGCCCATCCAGACCGCCGAGGCGTCCAATCCGTTCTCGCGCTTCGCGGACCACGGCATCCAGGCCGAGGTGCCGCCCGCGGCGGAGGTGCCCGAGGGGCCCGTGGTCCGCAACCTGCTGACGATGTGGACCCGGGTCGTCGGCCCCCGGTGA
- a CDS encoding WGR domain-containing protein, which yields MRRFEFVEGASSKFWSPELKDTTFIVTYGRIGTAGQRKEKVFPDAQSASREYERKVAEKLREGYREVTPGDAPPPPAPVATPAAEPRPVLPPRVRTRVPTAQQVDGAAQALAALESQLGERSWQVARQARRARRALRLLGGADPAPTTPVRPVLDALMGRVVEAPGKPRLPLRLALGLLAELDVAAFVRATQQWKAAASAPTSLRTVTQEAEALGDPELALRLGVLLTERPELRGSSEAGWRSRWEGLKPSLEAHLRAAGGSLPEHLRAIDAGGDAHLSRRLAQMQG from the coding sequence ATGCGCAGGTTCGAGTTCGTCGAGGGGGCCAGCTCCAAGTTCTGGAGCCCGGAACTGAAGGACACCACCTTCATCGTGACCTACGGCCGGATTGGCACCGCGGGGCAGCGCAAGGAGAAGGTCTTCCCCGACGCGCAGAGCGCGAGCCGGGAGTACGAGCGCAAGGTCGCGGAGAAGCTGCGCGAAGGCTACCGGGAGGTGACGCCAGGCGACGCCCCGCCCCCGCCCGCGCCCGTGGCCACTCCTGCCGCCGAGCCGCGGCCCGTGCTTCCCCCTCGGGTCCGCACGCGGGTGCCGACCGCTCAGCAGGTGGACGGGGCGGCGCAGGCGCTCGCGGCGCTGGAGTCCCAGCTGGGCGAACGAAGCTGGCAGGTGGCCCGTCAGGCGCGCCGGGCGCGGCGGGCGCTCCGGCTGCTGGGCGGTGCGGACCCTGCGCCCACGACGCCCGTGCGGCCCGTGCTCGACGCGCTCATGGGCCGCGTGGTGGAGGCGCCGGGCAAGCCCCGGTTGCCCCTGCGGCTGGCCCTGGGGCTGCTGGCGGAGCTGGATGTGGCGGCCTTTGTCCGGGCCACGCAGCAATGGAAGGCGGCGGCCTCGGCGCCCACGTCTCTGCGCACCGTGACACAAGAGGCGGAGGCGCTGGGAGATCCGGAGCTGGCGCTGCGCCTGGGCGTCCTGCTCACCGAGCGCCCCGAACTGCGTGGCAGCTCCGAGGCGGGGTGGCGGAGCCGGTGGGAGGGGCTCAAGCCCTCCCTGGAGGCCCACCTTCGCGCGGCGGGCGGGAGCCTTCCGGAGCACCTGCGCGCCATCGACGCGGGAGGGGATGCGCACCTCTCGCGCCGGCTGGCCCAGATGCAGGGGTGA